In Arthrobacter sp. UKPF54-2, the following are encoded in one genomic region:
- a CDS encoding NYN domain-containing protein, with amino-acid sequence MTEPLHQSRRPGIRAAMFVDFDNVYTGLMALDPAADKRFAEDPKHWTEALADGVAGEDSRRFLIRNCYLNPVIYSKYRPYWTRAGFRVIDCPSLTQRGKSSTDINLVLDAMDALSGAAHIEEFFVASADADFTSLIQRFRAADRMTTVIAAGAVAFAYREMADSVVESHDFVAVLNGSAAESIHTVASPKQQPAPAAGKPKPKPASPAVRELVAFVRSAPGPVAGAMVAHRALTADPSLKTDWGGAGKFGAWVAQIGQDVDYSPAQSGWVWDAQRFSAEDLPAPASLQPAIEEQIIRVTDVPALSSDQFRQVFLSLETKLREHPGNRVELSKAVRDDCVAAGQPVSRAAVNFVLQGLGYAGVPLTGALPAPELAAAWTINVEELCRVALMEFDDAEKLALRRWASGGLLEDKPGAAAE; translated from the coding sequence ATGACCGAACCTCTCCATCAGTCCCGGCGGCCGGGGATCCGCGCCGCGATGTTCGTGGACTTCGACAACGTCTACACGGGCCTGATGGCCTTGGACCCGGCGGCCGACAAGCGGTTCGCCGAGGATCCCAAGCATTGGACGGAGGCGCTGGCCGACGGCGTCGCGGGCGAGGACTCCCGGCGCTTCCTGATCCGCAACTGCTACCTCAACCCCGTCATCTACTCCAAGTACCGGCCGTACTGGACCCGGGCGGGCTTCCGGGTGATCGACTGCCCGTCACTCACGCAGCGGGGCAAGAGCAGCACGGACATCAACCTTGTCCTGGACGCGATGGATGCCCTGTCCGGTGCGGCACATATTGAAGAGTTCTTTGTGGCCTCGGCGGATGCGGATTTCACCTCGCTGATCCAGCGCTTCCGTGCCGCGGACCGGATGACGACGGTGATCGCCGCCGGCGCCGTGGCGTTCGCGTACCGGGAGATGGCGGACAGCGTGGTCGAATCCCACGACTTCGTGGCCGTCCTCAACGGGAGCGCGGCCGAGTCCATCCACACAGTGGCGTCCCCCAAGCAACAACCAGCCCCGGCGGCGGGCAAGCCGAAACCCAAGCCCGCCTCGCCGGCGGTCCGCGAGCTCGTGGCCTTTGTCCGTTCCGCTCCGGGACCGGTTGCCGGCGCGATGGTTGCCCACCGCGCGCTCACGGCAGACCCGTCGCTGAAGACGGACTGGGGAGGTGCCGGAAAGTTCGGCGCCTGGGTGGCGCAGATCGGCCAAGACGTGGACTACTCTCCAGCGCAGAGCGGCTGGGTGTGGGACGCCCAGCGCTTCTCGGCCGAGGATCTTCCGGCCCCGGCCAGCCTGCAGCCGGCGATCGAGGAACAGATCATCCGGGTGACGGATGTCCCGGCGCTCTCGTCCGACCAGTTCCGGCAGGTCTTCCTGTCGCTGGAGACGAAGCTGCGCGAACACCCCGGCAACCGCGTTGAGCTGTCCAAGGCGGTGCGGGACGACTGCGTCGCGGCGGGCCAGCCGGTCTCCCGCGCGGCCGTCAATTTCGTTCTCCAGGGCCTGGGGTATGCCGGGGTCCCGCTCACGGGCGCATTGCCGGCCCCGGAGCTGGCGGCGGCGTGGACGATAAACGTCGAGGAGCTCTGCCGGGTTGCGCTGATGGAGTTCGACGACGCCGAGAAGCTCGCGCTGCGTCGCTGGGCCAGCGGGGGCCTGCTGGAGGACAAACCCGGCGCAGCGGCAGAGTAG
- a CDS encoding MFS transporter produces the protein MTTLGSRHASPSSSAAPRTRSRRRWVIIWLAFVGLSINYLDRSSLSVALPFMGKDFELSATQQGLIFAAFFWAYDFCQLAAGWYVDKVGPRKSFSLAALWWSTFTIATSFSQNFWSLFAARFLLGVGESPAPSTAAKVVATWFPLRERAFATSIWDSGSRVGAVIALPIVTLIVAFTSWHAVFIIIGMAGIIWAAVWWNAYRNPEEHPGANAEEVAYIREGGARSEASDDDAAAQLPWRSLFKYRTILSMMFGFFCLNSAIYFFITFFPGYLVKERGFDLLKLGIFGAIPGICAVAFGWLAGYLADRAVQRGTSVTRVRKTAIAGGLIGGSVIMFAATVPEAWMALALLSVAYSSLTVAATGIWSLPADVAPSSRHVGSIGGLQNFASNLAGIFTPVLIGVLVDRTGSFVAPLAVIGFISLLGAANYVFILGKIEPLKVSSAA, from the coding sequence ATGACCACCTTGGGCAGCAGGCACGCATCGCCGTCGTCCTCCGCGGCGCCCCGCACGAGATCGCGCAGGCGCTGGGTGATCATCTGGCTCGCGTTCGTTGGGTTGAGCATCAACTATCTGGACCGCTCCAGCCTCAGTGTGGCGCTGCCGTTCATGGGCAAGGACTTTGAACTGTCGGCGACCCAGCAGGGGTTGATTTTCGCAGCGTTCTTTTGGGCCTACGACTTCTGCCAACTGGCAGCCGGGTGGTACGTCGACAAGGTCGGACCGCGGAAATCCTTCTCCTTGGCGGCCTTGTGGTGGTCCACCTTTACGATCGCCACCTCCTTTTCGCAAAACTTCTGGTCGCTCTTCGCTGCCCGGTTCCTGCTGGGCGTCGGGGAGAGCCCGGCTCCAAGCACCGCGGCCAAGGTCGTGGCCACCTGGTTTCCCCTCCGCGAGCGGGCCTTCGCGACCAGCATCTGGGACTCCGGATCCCGCGTAGGTGCAGTCATTGCGCTTCCCATCGTCACGCTGATCGTCGCGTTCACCTCGTGGCACGCGGTCTTCATCATCATCGGCATGGCCGGCATCATCTGGGCGGCCGTGTGGTGGAATGCGTACCGCAACCCCGAGGAACACCCGGGTGCGAACGCCGAGGAAGTGGCCTACATCCGGGAAGGGGGCGCCCGGAGCGAAGCCTCCGACGACGACGCCGCCGCGCAGCTGCCGTGGAGGTCACTTTTCAAATACCGCACCATCCTCAGCATGATGTTCGGCTTCTTCTGCCTCAACAGCGCCATCTACTTCTTCATCACTTTCTTCCCGGGCTATCTCGTCAAAGAGCGCGGATTCGACCTGCTCAAACTTGGCATCTTCGGTGCAATCCCCGGCATCTGCGCGGTGGCCTTCGGCTGGCTGGCCGGCTACCTCGCCGACCGAGCGGTGCAGCGCGGCACCTCGGTGACCAGGGTTCGCAAGACCGCCATCGCCGGAGGCCTGATCGGCGGGTCGGTGATCATGTTCGCCGCGACTGTTCCCGAGGCATGGATGGCCCTGGCGCTGCTGTCCGTTGCCTATTCCAGCCTCACGGTCGCCGCCACCGGGATCTGGTCACTACCCGCCGACGTCGCCCCGAGCTCCCGGCACGTCGGATCCATCGGCGGTCTCCAGAATTTCGCATCCAACCTGGCGGGCATCTTCACGCCCGTCCTGATCGGCGTCCTGGTGGACCGGACTGGATCCTTTGTGGCACCCCTCGCGGTCATCGGTTTCATCTCGCTGCTGGGTGCCGCGAATTACGTGTTCATACTGGGCAAAATCGAGCCCTTGAAAGTTTCCTCGGCGGCATGA
- a CDS encoding GntR family transcriptional regulator: MPPRLPSDTSKSKAAVGDVYASMRASILRGEIEPGARINIDAVSRSLGVSQTPVREVLQRLEGDNLVIYSPGRGYSTTPLLDLAELRALFEFRLLVEPWAARSAAVDRLANPAAALEKELSAFRATMEAGGELRQDLVAHDTRFHDTILAAAGNPVVRHAFAQTHCHLHTFRLYPADIDGAITAAEHSAVRDAISACMPDEAEQAMAEHIRNSFHRFAQAFEGGDELPPLEDNGPPRRRIVE, translated from the coding sequence GTGCCCCCTCGTCTTCCGTCCGATACGTCCAAAAGCAAGGCGGCCGTCGGCGATGTCTATGCCTCGATGCGGGCTTCCATCCTCAGGGGCGAAATTGAGCCCGGTGCCAGGATCAACATTGATGCGGTTTCCCGCAGTCTAGGTGTTTCGCAGACCCCGGTCCGGGAGGTTCTGCAGCGGCTGGAGGGCGACAACCTGGTGATTTACAGCCCCGGTCGGGGCTATAGCACCACCCCGTTGCTGGATCTGGCCGAGTTGCGGGCCCTCTTTGAGTTCCGGTTGCTGGTGGAGCCGTGGGCTGCCCGCTCGGCCGCCGTAGATCGCCTCGCCAACCCAGCAGCGGCGCTGGAAAAGGAGCTGTCCGCCTTTCGGGCCACCATGGAAGCCGGTGGCGAACTGCGGCAGGATCTAGTTGCCCATGACACCCGCTTCCACGACACCATCCTCGCCGCCGCGGGAAACCCGGTGGTGCGCCATGCCTTTGCCCAGACCCATTGCCACCTGCACACGTTCCGGCTCTACCCGGCGGACATCGACGGCGCCATCACCGCGGCCGAACACTCCGCCGTGCGGGATGCCATCTCGGCCTGCATGCCTGACGAGGCCGAACAGGCGATGGCTGAACACATTAGGAACTCCTTCCACCGTTTCGCCCAGGCGTTCGAGGGCGGCGACGAGCTCCCGCCGCTGGAAGACAATGGCCCTCCCCGAAGGCGAATCGTCGAGTAG
- a CDS encoding enolase C-terminal domain-like protein: MPSIVSIHTQDVRFPTSLELDGSDAVNVDPDYSAAYVVIRTDAGDEGHGFVFSCGRGNEILTHAIDAYAKLLLGRDIEELIYDLGGASKRLVHDSQLRWLGPEKGVTQMACGALVSALWDIRARRENKPLWLLLSEMPAEEIVDVVDFTHIRDALSPQQALDILRAGEAGKAARIASLKVDGFPAYTTSPGWLGYSDEKLVRLSKEAAADGFSMIKLKVGGDINDDRRRMALARQAVGDLPIAIDANQRWEVSEAIEWVNQLAEFNPYWIEEPTSTDDILGHAEIRKGVSPIRVATGEAVASRIVFKQLLQAGAIDVLQLDSTRVGGVNENIANLLLAARFDVPVCPHAGGVGLCELVQHFSFFDYAAVSGSQDGRMIEYVDHLHEHFAEPVRIINGRYAAPQLPGTGAEMITASRSRWEFPGGAGWLEVGNRAAVTGASLTPTGAVR; this comes from the coding sequence GTGCCTTCCATCGTTTCCATCCACACCCAGGACGTACGCTTCCCCACGTCCCTCGAGCTTGACGGCTCTGACGCCGTCAACGTCGACCCGGACTATTCGGCCGCCTACGTCGTCATCCGCACCGATGCCGGCGACGAGGGCCACGGCTTCGTCTTCAGCTGCGGTCGCGGCAACGAGATCCTCACCCACGCGATCGACGCCTACGCCAAGCTGCTCCTCGGCCGGGACATCGAGGAACTCATCTACGACCTCGGCGGGGCGTCCAAGCGCCTCGTCCATGATTCCCAGCTGCGCTGGCTGGGTCCGGAAAAGGGCGTCACCCAGATGGCCTGCGGGGCGCTCGTCAGCGCCCTCTGGGACATCCGTGCCCGTCGGGAAAACAAGCCCCTGTGGCTGCTGCTCAGCGAGATGCCCGCAGAGGAGATTGTCGACGTCGTCGACTTCACCCACATCCGCGATGCCCTGAGCCCGCAGCAGGCACTCGACATCCTGCGCGCCGGCGAGGCCGGCAAGGCCGCCCGCATCGCGTCGCTCAAGGTGGATGGTTTCCCGGCGTACACGACGTCGCCCGGCTGGCTCGGCTACAGCGACGAGAAGCTGGTCCGGCTCAGCAAGGAAGCGGCCGCCGACGGGTTCTCCATGATCAAGCTCAAGGTGGGCGGCGACATCAACGACGACCGCCGCCGCATGGCCCTGGCGCGCCAGGCCGTCGGCGACCTGCCCATCGCCATCGACGCCAACCAGCGCTGGGAGGTCTCCGAAGCCATCGAATGGGTCAACCAGCTCGCCGAGTTCAACCCCTACTGGATCGAGGAGCCCACCAGCACCGATGACATCCTGGGCCACGCCGAGATCCGCAAGGGCGTTTCCCCCATCCGCGTCGCCACCGGCGAGGCCGTCGCGAGCCGCATTGTCTTCAAGCAGCTGCTGCAGGCCGGCGCCATCGACGTGCTCCAGCTGGACTCCACCCGCGTGGGCGGCGTGAACGAAAACATCGCCAACCTCCTGCTCGCCGCCCGCTTTGACGTCCCGGTCTGCCCGCACGCTGGCGGTGTGGGACTCTGCGAGCTCGTCCAGCACTTCTCCTTCTTCGACTACGCGGCCGTCAGCGGCAGCCAGGACGGGCGCATGATCGAATACGTGGACCACCTCCACGAGCACTTCGCCGAACCGGTCCGGATAATCAACGGCCGTTACGCGGCCCCGCAGCTGCCGGGCACCGGCGCCGAAATGATCACCGCTTCCCGCTCCCGGTGGGAATTCCCGGGCGGCGCGGGCTGGCTGGAGGTCGGGAACCGGGCCGCCGTGACCGGCGCCTCGCTGACTCCGACCGGCGCGGTCCGATGA
- a CDS encoding aldehyde dehydrogenase (NADP(+)): MTTTAAELNAKVEAAHTAFEKGRAADPRTRAGWLEAVADGLETDAEALVEIAGEETHLGEARLRGELKRTVFQLRLFAAEIRAGEHFDATIDHADAEWGMGPRPDLRRLNVPIGVVGVFGASNFPFAFSVIGGDSASALAAGCAVVHKAHDGHLKLALRTAETVAAALDAAGAPSGLFSLVTGRAAAEALVDHPLVKAIGFTGSTAGGRALFDRANARPEPIPFYGELGGINAVFVTEKAWAARRDEILGGYAGSFTMGMGQFCTKPGLLFVPGGQTDKVREVLRAALADFVPARLLSSRLHEGFSEAVRALQSGDGVDVLVEGDFAATPAPTLLHTTSAAVRRDPSVLRQEMFGPASVLVEYGDESELPSLAELLEGQLTTTLQAEPDDDVAELAARLTDISGRVLWNGWPTGVTVSYAQHHGGPYPATTSATTSVGTAAIRRFLRPVAYQSFPEGRLPEPLRDANPWNVPQCIDGTWRLPAAESAVQGEGQR, from the coding sequence ATGACGACCACAGCCGCCGAGCTCAACGCGAAAGTTGAGGCGGCCCACACGGCGTTCGAGAAGGGCCGCGCCGCGGACCCCCGGACCCGCGCGGGCTGGCTCGAGGCAGTGGCCGACGGTCTCGAGACCGACGCGGAAGCCCTGGTGGAAATCGCCGGCGAGGAAACGCACCTCGGCGAGGCGCGGCTCCGCGGCGAATTGAAGCGCACGGTCTTCCAGCTCCGCCTCTTCGCCGCCGAAATCCGCGCCGGCGAGCACTTCGACGCCACCATCGACCACGCGGACGCGGAGTGGGGCATGGGCCCGCGGCCGGACCTGCGCCGGCTCAACGTGCCAATCGGCGTCGTCGGCGTGTTCGGGGCATCCAACTTCCCCTTCGCCTTCAGCGTGATCGGCGGAGACAGCGCCTCGGCGCTCGCCGCGGGCTGCGCCGTCGTGCACAAGGCACATGACGGACACCTGAAGCTGGCTCTGCGCACGGCCGAGACGGTGGCCGCGGCCCTCGACGCCGCAGGGGCGCCTTCCGGGCTCTTCTCGCTGGTCACCGGAAGGGCAGCTGCGGAGGCTTTGGTCGACCATCCCTTGGTGAAAGCCATTGGATTCACGGGTTCGACGGCGGGTGGCCGGGCACTCTTCGACCGCGCCAACGCCCGTCCGGAGCCGATCCCGTTCTACGGCGAACTCGGCGGCATCAACGCGGTGTTCGTGACCGAAAAGGCGTGGGCCGCCCGGCGTGACGAGATCCTCGGCGGCTATGCCGGCTCGTTCACGATGGGCATGGGGCAGTTCTGCACCAAGCCGGGCCTGCTCTTTGTGCCCGGCGGCCAGACCGACAAGGTGCGGGAGGTCCTCCGTGCGGCCCTGGCGGACTTTGTGCCGGCACGGCTGCTCAGCAGCCGGCTGCACGAGGGTTTCTCCGAGGCAGTCCGGGCGCTGCAAAGTGGGGACGGAGTCGACGTGCTGGTCGAGGGCGACTTCGCTGCGACCCCGGCTCCGACCCTGCTTCACACGACGTCCGCCGCCGTGCGCCGTGATCCGTCGGTCCTCCGGCAGGAGATGTTCGGACCCGCCAGCGTGCTGGTCGAATACGGCGATGAATCCGAGCTCCCGTCGCTCGCGGAGCTCCTGGAAGGCCAGCTCACCACCACCCTGCAGGCGGAGCCGGACGATGACGTCGCCGAGCTCGCAGCACGGCTGACGGACATCAGCGGCCGGGTGCTCTGGAACGGCTGGCCCACCGGCGTTACCGTCAGCTACGCCCAGCACCACGGCGGGCCCTACCCGGCAACGACGTCGGCCACCACCTCGGTGGGTACGGCCGCCATCCGCAGATTCCTGCGTCCGGTGGCCTACCAGTCCTTCCCCGAGGGGAGGCTGCCCGAACCCCTGAGGGATGCCAACCCGTGGAACGTGCCGCAGTGCATCGACGGTACTTGGCGGCTGCCCGCGGCTGAATCCGCGGTCCAGGGCGAGGGGCAGCGGTGA
- a CDS encoding fumarylacetoacetate hydrolase family protein — protein sequence MNAPLAAPSVLPDDAAQALLVGRLWDPATGGPRVVAVQEGVVFDLTGLAGTVSELLELTDLAAAVRAALTEPRWNTADVVSASLARDADRPHFLAPVDLQVIKACGVTFVDSMIERVIEERCGGDASRALEVRELVGRALGGSIASIRPGSAEAAEAKKVLIAEGLWSQYLEVGIGPDPEVFTKAPVLSSVGLGAGIGIPAFSSWNNPEPELVLIATSKGAVVGATLGNDVNLRDVEGRSALLLGKAKDNNASSALGPLIRLFDGSFTLEMLRQEEILLRVEGEDGYELEGRNSVARISRPFEELVAATYGSHHQYPDGFALFTGTLFAPTQDRAEPGQGFTHRPGDLVTIRSRHLGALINRVGAAEELPRWSFGLRELFGYLQDQRTARESSFSAS from the coding sequence GTGAACGCGCCGCTGGCAGCGCCCTCGGTTCTGCCCGATGATGCGGCGCAGGCCCTGCTGGTCGGCCGGCTCTGGGACCCGGCAACGGGGGGCCCGCGGGTGGTCGCGGTCCAGGAAGGGGTTGTCTTCGACCTGACCGGCCTGGCGGGAACCGTCTCCGAACTGCTGGAGCTTACCGACCTGGCCGCAGCGGTTCGTGCCGCCCTGACGGAGCCGCGGTGGAACACCGCCGACGTTGTCAGCGCATCCCTGGCGCGGGACGCGGACCGTCCGCACTTCCTGGCGCCGGTGGACCTGCAGGTCATCAAGGCCTGCGGCGTGACCTTCGTGGACAGCATGATCGAGCGTGTCATCGAGGAGCGCTGCGGCGGCGACGCCAGCCGCGCCCTCGAGGTGCGCGAGCTCGTGGGCCGCGCACTCGGCGGCAGCATCGCCTCCATCCGCCCTGGTTCGGCGGAAGCGGCCGAGGCCAAGAAGGTACTCATCGCCGAGGGGCTGTGGTCGCAGTACCTGGAGGTCGGCATCGGGCCGGACCCGGAGGTCTTCACCAAGGCTCCGGTCCTCTCCTCGGTGGGGCTGGGCGCCGGAATCGGCATTCCCGCGTTCTCCTCCTGGAACAACCCGGAGCCGGAACTGGTGCTCATCGCCACCTCGAAGGGCGCCGTTGTGGGCGCAACGCTGGGCAACGACGTGAATCTCCGGGACGTGGAAGGACGCAGCGCCCTGCTGCTGGGCAAGGCGAAGGACAACAACGCGTCAAGCGCACTGGGTCCCCTGATCCGCTTGTTCGACGGAAGCTTCACCCTCGAAATGTTGCGCCAGGAGGAAATCCTGCTGCGGGTGGAAGGGGAGGACGGCTACGAGCTGGAGGGCCGCAACTCCGTGGCGCGGATCAGCCGGCCGTTCGAGGAGCTGGTCGCGGCAACGTACGGCAGCCATCACCAGTACCCGGATGGGTTTGCTCTGTTCACGGGGACCCTCTTCGCGCCGACCCAGGATCGGGCGGAGCCCGGACAGGGCTTCACCCACCGGCCGGGCGACCTCGTGACTATCCGCAGCCGTCACCTCGGGGCCCTCATCAACCGGGTCGGGGCGGCGGAAGAGCTGCCGCGATGGTCCTTCGGCCTGCGGGAACTCTTCGGCTACCTGCAGGACCAGCGCACAGCCCGGGAATCCAGCTTCAGCGCCAGCTAA
- a CDS encoding fumarylacetoacetate hydrolase family protein, translated as MKFAQIGAPGAEQPVLVHEGRHYALSSLTAAIDGNFLSQGGPAAAAAALTAGTLAEINATGVRYGAPIARPSAVICVGLNYAAHAAESGAEPPTHPVIFLKTPNTVGGPDDAVGIPRGSTRTDWEVELGVVIGSRVSYLESPEAARDHIAGFVVVDDLSERDFQLNVSGGQWSKGKSSPGFCPTGPYLVTPDEVGTGELRLRSWVNGELRQDSSTADMIFDVETIVWNLSQYMVLEPGDLICTGTPEGVALSGRFPYLKAGDVVEIEIQGLGRQRHEFVA; from the coding sequence ATGAAGTTTGCCCAGATTGGCGCCCCCGGCGCCGAACAGCCTGTTCTCGTCCACGAGGGGAGGCACTACGCGCTCAGTAGCCTCACCGCCGCGATCGACGGAAACTTCCTGTCCCAGGGCGGTCCTGCGGCCGCCGCCGCCGCGCTGACCGCGGGCACCCTCGCGGAAATTAATGCCACGGGCGTGCGCTACGGCGCTCCGATCGCGCGGCCGTCGGCGGTTATCTGCGTAGGCTTGAACTACGCCGCACACGCCGCCGAATCCGGCGCGGAGCCGCCCACCCACCCGGTCATTTTCCTCAAGACCCCCAACACCGTCGGCGGCCCGGATGACGCCGTGGGCATCCCCCGCGGATCGACCAGGACCGACTGGGAAGTTGAGCTCGGAGTGGTCATCGGGAGCCGCGTCTCCTACCTGGAGTCCCCCGAAGCCGCCCGGGACCACATTGCGGGCTTCGTCGTGGTCGATGATCTCTCCGAGCGTGATTTCCAGCTGAACGTTTCCGGCGGCCAGTGGTCCAAGGGCAAGAGCTCACCGGGGTTCTGCCCCACCGGGCCGTACCTGGTCACCCCGGACGAGGTCGGTACCGGCGAGCTGCGCCTCCGCAGCTGGGTCAATGGCGAACTCCGCCAGGACTCCTCCACGGCTGACATGATCTTCGACGTCGAGACCATCGTCTGGAACCTCAGCCAGTACATGGTCCTCGAACCCGGCGATCTGATCTGCACCGGCACGCCGGAGGGGGTCGCGTTGTCCGGGCGCTTCCCGTACTTGAAGGCCGGCGATGTGGTGGAAATCGAGATCCAGGGCCTGGGGCGCCAACGCCATGAGTTCGTAGCATGA